A single Chryseobacterium sp. DNA region contains:
- a CDS encoding RDD family protein — translation MRKILTIVEYNKASLGIRFVNNLLDLIVLIVINVIISNISNILYEITSVDFFYFYSNGGIFWELFIGNFNCFLYYFLMENYLDGRTVGKYITGTKAISTDGTKPTTQQIVYRNLARLIPFDGLSFFGVNGWHDSWSDTRVIDLKKYHAEIQAKSEIDRLGQKEIA, via the coding sequence ATGAGAAAAATTTTAACCATTGTTGAATATAATAAAGCTTCACTGGGAATCAGGTTCGTTAACAACCTTCTTGACCTTATCGTTTTAATTGTCATCAACGTCATCATTTCCAATATTTCCAATATTCTTTATGAAATAACCTCTGTTGATTTTTTTTACTTTTATAGTAACGGAGGAATTTTTTGGGAACTCTTCATTGGAAACTTCAACTGCTTTCTTTACTATTTTTTAATGGAAAACTATTTAGACGGAAGAACAGTAGGAAAATATATTACAGGAACAAAAGCGATAAGCACAGATGGTACAAAACCAACAACCCAACAAATTGTATACAGAAATCTGGCCCGGCTTATTCCCTTCGATGGCCTGTCTTTTTTCGGAGTGAACGGATGGCATGACAGCTGGAGCGATACAAGAGTAATTGACCTCAAAAAATATCATGCTGAAATTCAGGCAAAAAGCGAAATTGACCGTCTCGGACAGAAAGAAATCGCATAA
- a CDS encoding DUF4403 family protein, translated as MKFIKILFLAAFINVFGQAGVDNQLASYNFPKIKSSITMPVTIPLSELSNMINASVKDLIYQDDSYTDNNNDQFKVKVWKTRPIRLVGGTSQNLLIEVPLKIWAEKGIGTLGVYTYQNTTFETVMSFNTTVSLKNNWTITTNTQPNGFRWVTKPVLDYGRIQIPITPLVEKSMKEQQEKFCKTIDQQMSTQLNFQQYAVMAWNTFLQPFNISEEYNTWLKISPIGVNITPLKFYGNQINATLGLDIYSETFTGSKPVASQPVTAATNFNFSPAVGDQFLLQTTANIPFTEASSMARKTFLNKEFDIRDSKVKVTDIRVYGVDNRIVLEAQTDGYIKGTSIISGIPVYDEVKRKIVLSDTKFKLKTTNILQKTASILFQGKIIKMIEEEYGIPTQELEDLSKKSIEAAFNKEYYKGLKMNGKVFNLKPSKILLNSTGITAVIDTNAALKLLVNGF; from the coding sequence TTGAAATTCATTAAAATATTATTTTTAGCAGCATTCATCAATGTTTTCGGTCAGGCCGGTGTTGATAACCAGCTTGCCAGTTATAATTTTCCAAAGATCAAATCCAGCATTACAATGCCGGTCACGATTCCGCTTTCCGAGCTCAGCAATATGATCAATGCCTCGGTAAAAGATCTGATCTACCAGGATGACTCATATACGGATAACAACAATGACCAGTTTAAAGTAAAAGTCTGGAAAACAAGACCTATCCGTCTCGTAGGAGGTACGAGCCAGAACCTGCTGATTGAAGTCCCTTTAAAAATATGGGCAGAGAAAGGGATTGGCACCTTAGGAGTATATACCTATCAGAATACCACTTTTGAAACGGTAATGTCTTTCAATACGACAGTCAGTTTAAAAAACAACTGGACTATTACCACCAATACCCAACCCAATGGTTTCCGGTGGGTAACTAAGCCTGTCCTGGATTATGGAAGAATCCAGATCCCAATCACTCCTCTTGTTGAAAAAAGCATGAAAGAACAGCAGGAGAAATTCTGTAAAACCATTGATCAGCAGATGTCTACCCAGCTGAATTTTCAACAATATGCTGTTATGGCCTGGAATACTTTTCTGCAGCCCTTCAACATCTCGGAAGAATATAATACCTGGTTGAAAATAAGCCCAATCGGCGTCAATATTACCCCATTAAAGTTCTACGGAAACCAGATCAATGCAACCCTGGGATTGGATATCTATTCTGAAACTTTTACCGGAAGTAAGCCTGTAGCTTCCCAGCCTGTCACTGCCGCTACCAATTTTAATTTTTCACCTGCTGTCGGTGATCAGTTCCTTTTACAGACTACTGCCAATATCCCTTTTACCGAAGCCAGCAGCATGGCCAGGAAAACTTTTTTAAACAAAGAATTCGATATCCGGGATTCTAAAGTGAAGGTAACCGACATCAGAGTGTATGGCGTTGACAACAGGATTGTACTTGAAGCTCAAACTGACGGTTATATAAAAGGAACTTCCATTATTTCAGGAATTCCTGTTTATGATGAAGTGAAAAGAAAAATTGTATTATCTGACACCAAATTCAAACTGAAAACAACCAATATCCTGCAGAAAACTGCTTCTATCCTGTTTCAGGGAAAAATTATAAAGATGATCGAAGAAGAATATGGAATCCCCACTCAGGAACTGGAAGACCTCTCCAAAAAGAGTATTGAAGCTGCTTTTAACAAAGAATATTATAAAGGGTTAAAGATGAACGGAAAAGTATTTAACCTTAAACCAAGTAAAATCCTCCTCAACAGTACGGGTATTACCGCCGTAATTGATACCAACGCAGCATTAAAACTGTTGGTCAACGGATTTTAA
- a CDS encoding glycosyltransferase family A protein, with translation MIKFSILIANYNNGKYFRDCYNSLISQTYENWEVIIVDDASTDNSVEIIKSFIGKDPRFKLYYNTTNQGCGFTKRECMKYAEGEVCAYLDPDDALYPEAMERTVQEFLNENSIVAAYSQMMLCSEDLIPDKVFAGTKKFYNDRYFFNCPIQFAHFFTFKKEIYLKGSGINPMLTSAVDQDLYLKILEHGDVRYIKEPLYLYRLHSNGISQHSAKPKAKESFAKVIHDTMKRRGIKKINNQMVPETYTNSQEIYELLDYQTNKLHRLINKIKVTLNL, from the coding sequence GTGATAAAATTTTCTATACTTATAGCCAACTATAACAATGGAAAGTACTTTAGGGACTGCTACAACTCATTAATCAGTCAAACCTATGAGAATTGGGAGGTCATTATTGTTGATGATGCTTCTACGGATAATTCGGTAGAGATTATAAAATCATTTATTGGAAAAGACCCCCGCTTCAAGCTGTACTATAATACAACAAATCAAGGTTGTGGTTTTACAAAAAGAGAATGTATGAAATATGCAGAAGGTGAAGTGTGTGCCTACCTCGACCCCGATGATGCCCTTTATCCTGAGGCCATGGAAAGAACAGTACAGGAATTTTTAAATGAGAATAGTATTGTAGCAGCTTATTCTCAAATGATGCTGTGCAGTGAAGATTTGATACCTGATAAGGTTTTTGCGGGGACTAAAAAGTTTTATAACGATCGTTATTTCTTCAACTGCCCCATCCAGTTTGCTCATTTTTTCACTTTTAAAAAAGAAATTTATTTAAAAGGTTCAGGCATTAACCCTATGCTCACAAGTGCCGTAGATCAGGATCTTTATTTAAAAATTCTGGAACATGGGGATGTAAGATATATAAAAGAACCATTATATCTATACAGGCTTCATTCCAATGGAATTTCACAGCACAGTGCCAAACCCAAAGCAAAAGAATCCTTTGCCAAAGTGATTCATGATACGATGAAAAGACGGGGAATCAAAAAAATCAATAATCAAATGGTTCCGGAAACATACACCAATTCACAGGAAATTTATGAGCTTCTGGATTACCAGACGAACAAACTTCACCGACTAATTAATAAGATAAAAGTTACTTTAAATCTATAA
- a CDS encoding YMGG-like glycine zipper-containing protein, with the protein MKNIVIAGFLSIFLITACKKDDRTAEKSLEEQKLEFQARQLEIEKQKLAIEKEKLVYEAQKKADSISENKKAKAAAVNNSKPQIIRETRTVYRDRSGSNSGGSNGGYADNGNSASQGTTQKKGMSKAAKGTIIGTVGGAAAGAIIAKKNRGLGAVIGGVVGGATGYTIGRSQDRKDGRVQPR; encoded by the coding sequence ATGAAAAATATAGTAATAGCAGGCTTTTTATCCATTTTTTTAATAACGGCCTGCAAGAAAGATGACAGAACAGCTGAAAAGTCTCTGGAGGAACAAAAACTTGAATTTCAGGCAAGACAGCTTGAAATAGAAAAGCAGAAACTGGCTATTGAAAAGGAAAAGCTGGTGTATGAAGCACAGAAAAAAGCAGACAGCATTTCAGAAAATAAAAAAGCAAAAGCTGCTGCTGTAAATAATTCAAAACCACAAATCATAAGAGAAACAAGAACAGTATACAGAGACCGTTCCGGTTCCAACTCAGGAGGAAGCAACGGAGGATATGCAGACAACGGAAACAGCGCTTCACAAGGTACTACTCAGAAGAAAGGAATGAGTAAAGCGGCTAAAGGAACAATTATCGGAACCGTCGGAGGGGCAGCAGCCGGTGCCATTATTGCCAAGAAAAACAGAGGTCTTGGTGCTGTAATCGGTGGTGTGGTAGGTGGTGCTACTGGATATACAATCGGTAGATCACAGGATAGAAAAGACGGAAGGGTACAACCCCGTTAA
- a CDS encoding SemiSWEET family transporter: MNEKLMQVLGWVATVTAMAMYFSYIPQITHNLNGDKGDWLQPLVAAINCSLWVTYGFLKKPGKDWPIVVANSPGIFFGLFAFITAL; the protein is encoded by the coding sequence ATGAATGAAAAGTTGATGCAAGTATTAGGTTGGGTGGCCACTGTTACTGCAATGGCAATGTACTTTTCGTATATTCCCCAAATAACCCATAATCTAAATGGAGATAAAGGCGACTGGCTGCAGCCACTCGTTGCGGCTATCAATTGTAGCCTTTGGGTGACTTACGGATTTCTTAAGAAACCCGGAAAAGACTGGCCTATTGTAGTGGCTAATTCTCCAGGGATATTTTTTGGACTTTTTGCTTTTATAACAGCTTTATAG